In Pyrus communis chromosome 1, drPyrComm1.1, whole genome shotgun sequence, the following are encoded in one genomic region:
- the LOC137729510 gene encoding polygalacturonase has translation MAPKIVVILVFLISLFESSSNYYAVGASYNVASYGARGDGRTDSTKAFLRAWSLACSSTARGGATLYVPRGSFLIKPVVFSGPCRSSRVVFQMDAAASLVAPTNYWELGNTGTWILFIRVTGLLVYGGTVDARANSYWRCRRSGKSCTAGSRSVALYWCNNAVVRGLRMMNSQIMHMAIDNCKNVAVRNVYIRAPSGSPNTDGIHIEASTGVTITASTIMTGDDCISIGEGAKNLWIERIACGPGHGISIGSLGASANEDGVQNVTVTNSVFTKTQNGVRIKTWARASNSFVTNISFRNLIMKNVGNPIMIDQKYCPSNQGCPRQNSGVKISRVTYTNIRGTSTAPVAMNFFCSPSNPCWGLKVRDIRLTYFKAAAKSYCANAGGSSSGVIIPRSCF, from the exons ATGGCGCCTAAGATTGTTGTTATTTTGGTGTTTTTGATATCCTTGTTTGAATCATCGTCAAATTACTATGCAGTGGGTGCATCGTACAATGTGGCTAGCTACGGTGCAAGAGGAGATGGGAGAACAGACTCAACCAAAGCATTTCTTAGGGCATGGTCATTGGCATGCTCGTCGACAGCTAGGGGCGGTGCCACCTTGTACGTTCCTCGAGGCAGTTTCTTGATAAAGCCGGTAGTGTTTAGTGGCCCATGCAGAAGCAGCAGAGTTGTGTTTCAGATGGATGCGGCGGCTAGTCTAGTTGCCCCAACTAATTATTGGGAACTTGGAAACACGGGAACTTGGATTTTGTTCATAAGGGTCACAGGGCTCCTTGTGTACGGAGGGACCGTTGATGCTAGGGCAAATTCATATTGGCGATGCAGGAGATCCGGCAAGAGTTGCACAGCAGGATCAAGG TCAGTGGCGTTGTATTGGTGTAATAATGCGGTGGTGCGCGGGTTAAGAATGATGAACAGCCAGATAATGCATATGGCGATCGACAACTGCAAGAATGTGGCAGTGAGAAACGTATATATAAGAGCCCCAAGTGGAAGCCCAAACACGGATGGCATCCACATAGAAGCTTCGACGGGGGTCACCATCACTGCCTCTACTATTATGACTGGAGACGACTGCATATCAATCGGCGAAGGCGCCAAGAATTTGTGGATTGAACGCATTGCCTGTGGCCCTGGCCATGGAATAAG CATTGGGAGTCTTGGTGCATCTGCAAATGAAGATGGAGTTCAAAATGTGACGGTAACAAATTCAGTCTTCACTAAAACCCAAAACGGCGTACGGATCAAAACATGGGCAAGAGCTAGCAATAGTTTTGTAACAAACATTTCTTTTCGGAACCTTATCATGAAAAACGTCGGCAACCCCATCATGATTGATCAAAAGTACTGCCCTAGTAATCAAGGCTGTCCTCGTCAG AATTCTGGCGTGAAGATCAGTAGAGTTACGTACACGAATATAAGGGGAACATCTACGGCGCCAGTAGCCATGAATTTCTTTTGCAGCCCTAGTAATCCCTGCTGGGGGCTGAAAGTGCGAGACATAAGGCTTACTTATTTCAAGGCAGCAGCCAAGTCCTACTGTGCCAATGCAGGTGGGAGCAGTAGCGGAGTGATCATACCAAGGAGTTGTTTCTGA